TTGGCGTGGGCATCGTGCCCTTCGCCGGTATCGGCCTCTATCCCGGCAGTGTGCTGGCGAATGTGGAAGACCGCTGGACGAAGGAAAATCCCCGGCAGGATGCCTGGTACCCCCGCCTCACGATCACCAACTCGGGCGACAACAACTACGTGAACAGCGACTGGTGGTTGAAAGACGGCAGCTTCATGCGGCTCAAACAGGCATCGTTATCGTATAACATCATCACGCCGGCCCAGCACGTGAAAGGCATCAGCAGCCTGGCGGTATACGCCAACGGCACCAACCTGCTGACCTTCTCCAAATTCAAACTCTGGGATCCTGAACTGGGCTCCAACGCCGCCAGGTATCCTTTTTCCAGGACAATCACCCTCGGGCTGAGGGCGCAATTCTAACCGCTACAACGATCCGATATGATCAAGAGAATAATTTTTCCGCTGCTGGCCATTGGCTTCGCGTCTTGTACGAAATACCTCGACAAGCAGCCCGATAACCTGCTGACCGATGAAATGGTCTGGCAGACGAAAGCGGGCGCAGAAGGTTACCTGGCCAATACTTACAGCCATATTTATTTGCACGACGGCGGTGATTTCGCGACCATGGGCGCCGCCGACGAGTCTTCCGTATCCATCGGCACCACCAACGTGCGCCAGATGGTAGCAGGGAACTGGAGCCCCGGTGCGGCTTACTTCAATTATTGGGGTAACATGTACACCGGTATCCGCAAGACGTTCGTTTTCGAGGCGAACATCGGCAAGGTGCCGTCGCAGCAGATGAGCGACGACCTGAAAGCGCAGTATATTTCAGAAGTGCGTTTCCTGCGCGGATATTACTATTTCTACCTGCTCCGCCAGTTCGGTCCGTTCGTAATTGTGAAGGAAGAAATGAGCCGGAATGATGATTACGACCAATATCCCCGTGGTTCCTTCGAAGAATGCGCGGCGTACATCAACGAACTGATGGATGCGGCAGCCGTTGGGTTGCCGGCGCGTTGGGAATCGGCTGCCAACAATGGCCGTCCGACCAAAGGGGCCTGTCTGACCATCAAGGCCAAAGTGGCGCAGCTGGCGGCGAGCGAGCTGTGGAACGGGAATCCGGCATTCGCCACCTTTAAAAACAAAGACGGCAAGCAGCTGGCGCCGCTTACCAATGATCCTGAGCGCTGGCGCATCGCTGCGGAAGCGGCGAAAGCGGTGATCGACCTGGAAGCGTATAAATTGTTCACCAACCTCGACAACGGCGGTAATTCCTTCAATCCGTACGAGTCTGTCCGCGACGTACATCTCACGGCCTGGAACGATGAGATCATTTTCGGCGTGGTGAACTGGAACCGCTGGGGTTTCACCAAATGTGCCTCCCCGGCTCCGGGCGGTTATGCGATGTATTGCGCCACCCAGAACCTGGTGGATGCCTTCTCCATGAAAAATGGGCGTACGATCAACGATGCCGCTTC
Above is a genomic segment from Chitinophaga pollutisoli containing:
- a CDS encoding RagB/SusD family nutrient uptake outer membrane protein produces the protein MIKRIIFPLLAIGFASCTKYLDKQPDNLLTDEMVWQTKAGAEGYLANTYSHIYLHDGGDFATMGAADESSVSIGTTNVRQMVAGNWSPGAAYFNYWGNMYTGIRKTFVFEANIGKVPSQQMSDDLKAQYISEVRFLRGYYYFYLLRQFGPFVIVKEEMSRNDDYDQYPRGSFEECAAYINELMDAAAVGLPARWESAANNGRPTKGACLTIKAKVAQLAASELWNGNPAFATFKNKDGKQLAPLTNDPERWRIAAEAAKAVIDLEAYKLFTNLDNGGNSFNPYESVRDVHLTAWNDEIIFGVVNWNRWGFTKCASPAPGGYAMYCATQNLVDAFSMKNGRTINDAASQYVENGFAGSAQAESWGHRMGDWNMYANREPRFYAFINYNRRPVVAARTADERNLYSSSGNADGTGRTELYYTGASGQRWAGSNNLTGYLVQKRISSTSSIYWDQVPHLAPFIFFRYAEILLDYAEALNEYQPSNPDIVKYLNLVRERAGLPGIETVYPAAVGNREEMRRHILRERQVELCFEGDRYWTLSRRLLAGKPENTAIYGMDVNANDDGLGFSFTGFYTRKLYQQRYWRDKMYLFPIAQNDMERARALVQNPGW